The following is a genomic window from Babesia bovis T2Bo chromosome 4 map unlocalized Chr4_1, whole genome shotgun sequence.
TAAATACTGCGGaaagtatatattccatgaCTGTATATACCTGTTGTGGATTCATTAGTGGTATTCTATCGCGATATCTTGGTTTCCAATCATATGGGAAAAGCGCCATTTGCCTGGCAACACGTATAGCTCTAAATATTTGCCTTTGTTGCTGTCGTGTTGCATATGTCAACCGTCGTGGCAATATTTGACCATTTTCAGCAACAAAATTGTGGAGAACATGTAAATCTGGTGCGGTGTTTTTCATTAACAAATTTAATATACCTCTGAAAGAAAATGGTCTTTTATTGTTTTCCAGTACTGTGCGTCTTTCGGCATCTGGATTCCAAAAACGTTCATTTAAATTACTGGGTAGCGGTTCCTCACTCTAAAAAAGGTTACGCAAGATGAATAATTGGTACAACATTACAATCGGTGGTCGGACCATTAGTATTTTACCACTTACCTCCCCGGCGTCGCTTGTCTGTGAATAAGGATCATTATAGTTATCAAATGTTTCTGCTGCCTGTCTTAATCGTTTCCTTTGTTTCCTAACTTCAGCAGCACTGACTAATCTGTACATTTATTGGCATTActcaattatatataccgTGCCAAATCGTTGAATTCCGCTGCAACTTGCATTTTCAACCCATCCAACCTTTTAAATGGATCCCAATATGGATCAATATAATCGTCCTTTTCATTTAATTTGGGTATCAGCTGAATAAGGAATTTAGTTGATTATTAAAGCATACCTTGTCGTGCGGTGCGACTCTTCTAAATATTGCTTTAGTTATTTCCCGTTCTTGTTTTGTTAGATCTAATATTTCTTGTGAATCTTTTGTTTCTTCGGAGTAACCGTCGGCTTCGGCTCTTTCTCTGTAAATGTCCGTCATACATTCTTGATACAATGCGTCAAACGATCCTTCTCTACTTATCTGCATCGCATCATTAATGGTTATATAAAAACCAACCTTATGCTGTTGAGTCCTTGAATTTTTGCCAATTATATTATTGAAGGTGTATTCGCCTGTTGACCTAGTAGAAGCTACGGGATCCTTCTTTGTTGTTATTGAGAAATAACGTACATTGGTCAAATAAGACCTCATACaccttgaatatatgtacattTTCTCGTAACAAACGCAGTCGAAAGCATTACATTACTAACAAGGTATTATGGAATTACCCTTATTATCGAcatcacatatattttacaCTACTtattgatgtgtaataataAATTACATATTTCAATGTTAGTACTAGATACGTCATACTAAGAGAGTGTATAtaagtgttgttgtaaaaCGATATGCTAACGCTTTATAATAAACGAAAGAGTGTAATATAATACTATGATTTATTATTGAATTACTTATGCATTGATTCAACTGCATCCGGATTGTATACGATCTATTAGCAACCTTAAGTTTACCAATGTATGTACTACACATCACGTCAACATAAGTAAAGACAGATGATGCCACACCGTAAACtcaaaaataatataataaagaAATGGAAATATTAGATTGAGTTGTTAAGCACGTAGATTATAATACTAATGCGGTGACACTACGCGTCTGGTCCGTATGTACATACACACTACGAGGTATTGTATCTATGATTGTAATATTTGCTGATCATCACAGtgaaattaaatatattatttgaGATTGTTTTAATTAAGattttgtgttatatattttacGCAACCAGCATCTTCATTGAGCTGCCGTATTCGTATTATGGCTGCGTGAATTCCTCTCTACGAAAAAAATTTCGTTAGAGctttttaaatatacatattgaGAGGCTCCTTTATCGTTTTGGATGCGTAAAACTGGTAGATATTTATTTTCACCTTTAGATTATcatttgtttatatatggTAACCAAAGGTTTTGCCAATAATTAATGGCAATGTCAATTGTAGGTTGCAATCCTATTGAAAAATGAATAATTTGATTCAAGTCGTGCCATTTGGTACATTGTGATATGTGAGCATCATGTTAAGATGCGCTTATCTGTGGATGACAGTAGCGACTTGTCATTCGTGGTATCGTCATACAGTGCCAAATGCACATCTGCAAAGACTCTATCATCTCGTTTGAAGAATCTTCTGACACCATGTAAAGAATCATCTGATTTACGATCTCTGTTGGACTATTTTTTGCCGTATGCCATCGACAGAAAATTGAAAGCTCTTCATCGCAAGATTGAATCTCTTTCGAAATATGGAAATAGGGATTCTATATTAAGTGTATCATGGTTGGAAAATCGTACCCGAGTTCCATATGATGATAACGATGACAACGATGATGAAATATGCACCTCCCGTGAGGATTTTCCTGATATTGCCCATCAGGCAGATGAAGGGTATAATCGGGATATTGTGCCTGAAATGTCTGACAACCGGCCAGCATTCGATATTCTTTCAAACGCTTTGTCTGATAGATTTGTGAATCGTCATATCGGTATTTCAAATGTGAGTTCCGGTCGTCAATCGATCCATCGCACTCGTAGCGAAATTCTGGTTAGGAGAATGCCTCGAAATTTGGGTAGTTTCCAAAGTGTTGATAATACGAttgtttcatcatcattgTCGAATCGTGGGTCATTTGTCAATTCAAACGGTTATAAGTCATCAGAATTGTCTTATAAGAGTAGTAGCCGTAATTCGTTTACTCATTCGGATTCATTCGAAGTCGAAAAGACAAGGTCTGATATATCGGGTATTCAGATGCTTGGGCAGCTGTGTACTCCGGATTTTATCGCAAGAGGCTGTACCTCGAAGAATTTGAGCACGTTGAACGTTGAGCTGGCTGATGTTAGCCGTGTTTCTAGTATCTCGAGAATTCCATTATGTATTGACATATCTGAAGCCGACAGGGCAATGTATGCATCATTATGTCGTATTCTTCGAGGTATGTTGCTGTTCGTGGACGAGTCTGTTAATCATGAGCTACACTGGTTAGATACGTTTGACAAAACTATTGAGGAAGTTGTTTCGTTACTAGAACAAATTGTGTCTGATGGTACCGTTATGATGAAATCTTTGAAAGATATGTTGAAAAACTACTCATCAACGTACACTGCATCTGTAACGGCTTATGAGAAGGCCTTATATCGTTTTCAAAAGTTTGAAAAGTCGTTAGAGTTGGCTCTTAATTCTCGAGCTTCGGGTTCATCGGTGTCGTGTGACGCTGTCAATTGTGAATACAGCGAATGTTCCAGCGGGAATTCTGAGTTTCTGCTTAACCGTGAGTCTAATAGGGGTGCCATGAGTAGACTTCTCGACAATCCCAAAGATTTTATACGCTATACGAATTATATCGAACAGATGTGTCTTTCTCATCAGATGTACGATAACTGGGAAAAGAATCGTGATTATTGCGCCAGGGGGTATACGGAGATTCTAACAACATATGCCGAACACTACCCTAAAAATGTTCATGGAATTGAGGTTGAATGCTTTGAGATGTTGTCTAGACTTCCAAGCGTCTTA
Proteins encoded in this region:
- a CDS encoding putative ribosomal protein S18; protein product: MYIYSRCMRSYLTNVRYFSITTKKDPVASTRSTGEYTFNNIIGKNSRTQQHKISREGSFDALYQECMTDIYRERAEADGYSEETKDSQEILDLTKQEREITKAIFRRVAPHDKLIPKLNEKDDYIDPYWDPFKRLDGLKMQVAAEFNDLARLVSAAEVRKQRKRLRQAAETFDNYNDPYSQTSDAGESEEPLPSNLNERFWNPDAERRTVLENNKRPFSFRDLHVLHNFVAENGQILPRRLTYATRQQQRQIFRAIRVARQMALFPYDWKPRYRDRIPLMNPQQYLADELFHRYKNKGDLRARAMLHVLMKKCTDVNCFRFLKYEAQKFKSKSSFKDTLDKHTCE